A region of the Roseiflexus sp. RS-1 genome:
GCGTATACTCAGCCAGATCTTCAGCCGTGACAAACCCATCGTTGGCGGCAATATCCTCGCTCATACGGCGCGCCAGTTCGCCGTGGTAAAAATCGTCGGGACCGGCTTCCGCCAGGCGGCGCAGGGTTCGAGCATAATCTGGATTGCGCAGGATCATGCCTTCGTCGTAGGGTCGTCCGTCGGCTGTCAGGTAGATGCGCCGCGCCTCGGCATTCGCCAGAATATAGTCGAGTAACGAACATGCTTCCGGGTAGGGAGATCGCATCTTCCAGCGGTTCGCCAGCACACTGTCCACCAGAAAGCCTTCCTCTGCAACCTGTATCGCTGGATCGAGCGCCTGCGCCCAACTAATGTTGCCCCACCGTTCGAGGAGTGTCGCCAGTCCCTTGACTGTGCCGGGCGTACAGATTGCCTGGTACCCGGCATCATTGACCTTGCCGGTGAGAAAATAGCCCCATCCATCCGGATTCATGCCGATGAATCGGTCAACCCACATATCAGGACGAACCCGCGAGCCAGCCAGCGCCGGAGCATCCAGCAGGATCGTGTGTGTTGTCGGTTCGCCCGCCAGCCGCACAACAGCCAGGGCATAGCCGCCTATGCCACACATTTGAGGGTTGACAACCATTTGCACGAAGGCGCAGGTCACGGCGGCATCGATGGCATTGCCGCCCGCCATGAGCACCCGCGCCCCCGCTTCAACCGCCACAGGTTCAGGCGCTACGATCATTCCTGCCATAGGAGTCGCTTTCATTCATTGTATGAGAACGAGTACGAGGCAGTATACTATACCTGTTGAGCAGTTAAGACAGGAGAACGCTCCATGACGAGTTTTCGGCGCCTGGCGCCATTCGTTCTTGGCCTGAGCCTGGGAGCAGCGGTCGGTCCGACGGTCTATCGCGCAGCACAGGCGCAGCGTCTGATGCTGTTCGGCATGCGTCAACCGTTATGGCGCTACCCTGCCGATCTCCGGTTGATGGCGGAGGATGTTGAGTTTCCGTCGCAGGATGGCGTCACGTTGCGCGGATGGTTCATTCATCGCGTCAACGATGACGGCACGCCTGCGCCAGCGGTGGTTTTTGTTCACGGATGGCCCTGGAATCGCTGTGGGAACCGTGCTGGCGCCACGGTGCTGCCCGATCGCACGGTTGATTTCCTTGAACCAGCGTCCGCCCTCAGCAACGCCGGGTTTCATGTCCTGCTGTTCGATCTGCGGAACCACGGTCTCAGCGATGCCAGTCCGCCGGTGACCTTCGGCGTCAACGAGGCGCGCGATGTCATCGGTGCGGTGACGATGCTTCGCACGCGAAAGGATGTGGACGGCGCGCGCATTGGTCTGATCGGATACTCGATGGGGGCGAACGCCGCGCTGCGCGCTGCTCCCGACTGCGCCTCCATCCGCAGCATCGTCGCAGTGCAACCGACGAGCGCGAACGTATTTGCGCCGAATGCCGCGCGTGACGTCCTCGGTCCTGCCGGTCCGACTCTGATCCGGATGGGGGGATTGATCCATCGGGCGTTTGGCGCGCCGCCATTTGCTGCGATTGCGCCTGCCGCCTGGACGCCGCGCCTGCAAGACACCGACGTGCTGTACATCCAGGGCGCTGGCGACCGCTGGGGGTCGCTCGCCGACGTCGAAGCAATGGCAGCGAACACGCCCCGCGCACGTCCGGTGATCGTCGCGCCGTCGAGCGAACGGTACGGCGGCTACCTGTACGTCGTCGAGCATCAGGCGGAGATCATCGCGTTCTTCCGTGAGACGCTGGGTGGGGAGAGTGGTTGAAGGTGCGGGGGTGCGGTGTCGCGCTCCTGACCGGTGACATTCAACCGAAGAGCTGAACATAAAGTGCTGGTGACGTCTATTGCTTTACCCCGCCACGGCGTTTAATGCCCAGCCCGTGGAGAAACAAATCCGGCACATCAATCCGGTCGTCCGGGCGTGTGCGACAGACGCCCAATTCGAGCAAAAAGTCAAGAAATTCAGCCGGGGTTGTGCGCGGCGGGCGCTGCTTTTCCTGTGGATCGTTGCGCCAGGCCGACCAATCCTGGGACAGGATCTCTTCCCACTCCTGGCGAGTCATCGGCACTTCGCGTTGCAACAATCGTCTGGTCAGCGCTTCTAACCAGGGCATCTCACGACTCTTGAGCAACCGTACATACTCATCCGACACCTGATCCAGCGCGTGGCGCAACGAGGTGGGATGTAGCAGGTGCTGCTCGCCAGCCCGCGCCGCATCCAATTCCTGGGCAGCCGCATAGCCCCACAGGCTAACCAGATTGCGCGGCGTGATGTGCCCCCGCCCATCACGCAGATGATCCAGAACCCAGGTAAATGTGCGCCCCTTCTTGATAGTGCATCCCATAAACGGCCCGACAATCTGTTCAATCAGCGGCTGGGCTGCCTCCACATTGGGCAGACGAGGGATCGAACCCAACCGTTCGTCGTGGTCAAAACCCAACCCGGCGTTCCGACAGTAGGTCAGCCAGGACTCGCTACTATTGGCCATGCGTTTGATGAGCATGGCGTACAGGTTGCGATCAGTCTAGGTCAATTCCACGCGACTGGCCGCCAGTTTGGCCAGGTCGGCGGCAAAGATGTGGGTATTGGTGTATAAATCGCTGCGCAAAAAGATTTTGGGCTGTATGCGTTGCCAGCGGCGCGCGTATTCAGACCAAAAGGTCAACAGCCCCCGAATCAGGGCAGCCATCAGTTCCCAATCCACCCCACCCAGGGTATCCAGTTCATCGTAATTGATGAACACCCAGCGATTTTCTCTTTTCAGGCGAGTATCCAGCGCATCTAACGCCTTGATGACTGTGGCGCGCTGGACTTGCAACGTGTCGTAAATCAGTTTGACTTCCGTTGCGGCCAGTTCAAACAGCGGTTGAAGATCGCTCACGTTAAGTTCCTGGCGCAACAACCGCGCCAGATACGCCAGCCACAGATCGGCCAGCGCCTGCGCATTGTCGCATCCAGCAGGAAGGTGTTGAACGAACTGACGCAACGTGCCAGGATCCGGAAAGGCGGCGCCCATTGGGTAGCCTGCCAGCCAGGAAGCCTTCTCCTCTGCGAGGGTGTGAAGAAACAAGTCGCGCCCTGGCAGCATGCGGATCATTTTGGCAGACAACTGCTGCTCGACGGCGGCTTTGAAGAGCATGCTTTTGCCAGCGCCGTGATAGCCGATGATCAGGTTGACGTTTGGCTCAAAGACGCGCAGATGTTCGGCGACCGGGTAAAAGGCGCGTTGAAACTGCTTCCCACTTTCCAATTCGGCGCTGGAGGCGCGCCCCATCTCGCGCAGTTCTGTCAGTAATGTTTGTCGTTGGGCATCGGTTAATGTCATGTTGACCCCCTGAGAAACCGCGCGGTGATCCGTTCGCCGAGTTTCCGATAATCTTCTGCTGCCAGACCATAGTCAACCAGGTCCTCCAGGCGGGTAAAGAAAGCTATCCGTTCGCTGTAGAACAAGGAAACAGGAACATGTGGCGCATCACGGCTCTCCATATCACGAAGATACCAGAAAGAGTCCTCTGCTGGATCGTCAGGGTCAGGCAG
Encoded here:
- a CDS encoding alpha/beta hydrolase; this translates as MTSFRRLAPFVLGLSLGAAVGPTVYRAAQAQRLMLFGMRQPLWRYPADLRLMAEDVEFPSQDGVTLRGWFIHRVNDDGTPAPAVVFVHGWPWNRCGNRAGATVLPDRTVDFLEPASALSNAGFHVLLFDLRNHGLSDASPPVTFGVNEARDVIGAVTMLRTRKDVDGARIGLIGYSMGANAALRAAPDCASIRSIVAVQPTSANVFAPNAARDVLGPAGPTLIRMGGLIHRAFGAPPFAAIAPAAWTPRLQDTDVLYIQGAGDRWGSLADVEAMAANTPRARPVIVAPSSERYGGYLYVVEHQAEIIAFFRETLGGESG